One Fulvia fulva chromosome 12, complete sequence genomic region harbors:
- a CDS encoding Derivative of benzaldehyde biosynthesis cluster protein C, translating into MLTPRRLFTSLKAHSSLLPCRSPATLRTLTNTASIMGKQEWIVILPDYPGALEKRMEVRPQHLEAIKPRVQAGTVVLGGASLDEPAKEGSPMKINGSVMMAEADTEQEVREIIESDIYYRTGVWDKEKIRIFPFKSAVRQGL; encoded by the exons ATGCTCACACCTCGTCGTCTCTTCACCTCCTTGAAAGCACACTCCTCTCTTCTCCCGTGCCGCAGTCCCGCCACCCTCCGCACCTTGACCAACACAGCCAGCATCATGGGCAAGCAAGAATGGATCGTCATCCTCCCCGACTACCCGGGCGCTCTTGAGAAACGTATGGAGGTCAGACC ACAACACCTCGAAGCCATCAAACCGCGCGTGCAAGCCGGCACAGTCGTCCTCGGCGGAGCATCCTTAGACGAACCAGCAAAAGAAGGATCGCCCATGAAGATCAATGGTAGCGTCATGATGGCGGAAGCGGACACGGAGCAGGAGGTCAGGGAGATCATTGAGAGTGACATCTACTACAGGACTGGTGTGTGGGATAAAGAAAAG ATCCGGATCTTCCCGTTCAAGAGTGCCGTGAGGCAAGGGCTCTGA
- a CDS encoding T-complex protein 11-like protein 2, whose amino-acid sequence MSQSDEGNDAHDIPTRNWESELAESVPEEAEQQQTFFAPPAHIAARFYRNALTRRKSSAASSRRNSLSSAQSHTSSRSHRRGSTGCQSTYIAQHLRRASIIESRKARLADRAAHAEQVRLRAALAKATPRGNNQSEERAVAAQLAKEKYLAKVAAACAEEVARAKRIAEEVKDRKLAEETRLRLEMEERHAEAEKRRAEYQRNLQIRRARRAMSAEKKLAVLEEVDVLDEEAIIDEIVEVEGQVDEVAAKRIQRAWHLYQRRKPVVAFKQLYLSAHRAQNTVFEEMTALVADTQVIDATTAMLTHLGLQEPNDANASLNTRTFLSAYMICAHPVAVLLNKTGAQEQDLISKASDLISQFEASVERLAPWNDYTANPMQLETLSQSYTAYTSAFAAWRLQDSSVLVDGMVASFVELDAIWQTVKDDSRGEVASDYRQGIRDNQVMLLSRIRKLAGPDRADMLIKKAIRESRRKRPKQRPASEVRPRGVEAASSDSGPSEQVVDEALPTFAVGSGEINKLFTSMPSNRVLTHELAIDKHYKLEDRNGDLRHQLYRSICDSMKAGFEAGNGAVWTVSAAENVKEKLLRMLKPGNNMYTMISEALDLDNINQQCQRGVFSYSGFFNFMANVLPKLCAPFRDQEVKALTDYLKSDENGDELNTMIEKLFRLLRMVDVLSLDYTNFMIMNVAPQLIKEAPGYEQRMFAKDLESHVVTLIRTRRWWQESYTSLTAEADRRDPEGVRHPSDRPSPQKIYTHALVETAISQGELDKDAVPETLLLDLERLQHIRTKAIRVAVVGAILLTTKNMLKRDVRSQWKTEAGRLWQLLSTEPYSTSSLSEPFTAAKAFSVLETAHNMPPSTKSHIYSTISRFFSQAAAATSSGEKFTDPVLKVLFQRLKSHVLSRLSAETSADRVRAASSASEKLAACGMAEFTSQVAGIVEVLERVRVVDWEGHGGWYGKIVEEM is encoded by the coding sequence ATGTCGCAATCAGACGAGGGCAACGACGCCCACGACATTCCCACGCGCAACTGGGAGAGCGAGCTGGCCGAAAGCGTCCCCGAGGAGGCCGAGCAACAACAGACATTCTTCGCACCGCCAGCACACATCGCCGCGCGCTTCTATCGAAACGCACTCACACGTCGCAAGTCTTCAGCGGCATCGTCACGACGAAACTCGCTGTCGTCGGCGCAATCACACACATCCAGCCGATCGCATCGCCGAGGCTCGACAGGATGCCAGAGTACTTACATAGCACAGCATTTGCGACGAGCGTCTATAATCGAATCGCGAAAGGCCCGCCTGGCTGATCGCGCTGCCCACGCCGAGCAGGTGCGACTGCGAGCGGCGCTTGCCAAGGCAACACCACGAGGCAACAATCAGAGTGAAGAGCGCGCGGTCGCAGCGCAATTGGCGAAGGAGAAGTACTTGGCCAAGGTTGCGGCAGCATGTGCGGAAGAGGTGGCGCGCGCAAAGCGTATTGCAGAAGAGGTGAAAGATCGCAAGCTGGCCGAGGAGACACGCTTGCGACTGGAGATGGAGGAGCGCCATGCCGAAGCTGAGAAGAGACGGGCAGAGTACCAGCGCAATCTGCAGATTAGGCGTGCTCGACGGGCTATGAGTGCGGAGAAGAAGCTGGCGGTGCTGGAAGAGGTGGATGTACTGGACGAAGAGGCCATCATCGATGAGATCGTAGAAGTGGAAGGACAAGTAGACGAAGTCGCTGCGAAGCGCATTCAGCGAGCATGGCATTTGTACCAACGACGAAAGCCAGTCGTTGCCTTCAAACAGCTCTATCTCTCGGCCCATCGCGCGCAGAATACGGTCTTCGAGGAGATGACAGCTCTTGTAGCTGACACCCAAGTCATCGATGCGACAACAGCCATGCTCACACACCTTGGTCTGCAGGAGCCAAACGACGCCAATGCCTCGCTGAACACGAGAACCTTCCTCAGCGCGTATATGATATGTGCCCATCCGGTGGCCGTGCTGCTCAACAAGACTGGTGCGCAAGAGCAAGACTTGATTTCGAAAGCCTCGGACCTGATCAGCCAGTTCGAAGCATCTGTTGAGCGTCTGGCACCTTGGAACGACTACACTGCCAACCCGATGCAGCTGGAGACACTGTCGCAGTCGTACACAGCATACACCTCCGCTTTTGCAGCTTGGCGACTACAAGACTCTAGCGTACTCGTGGACGGCATGGTCGCCTCGTTTGTTGAGTTGGACGCGATCTGGCAGACGGTCAAGGATGACAGTCGCGGTGAGGTAGCTAGCGACTACCGTCAGGGCATTCGCGACAATCAAGTCATGCTTCTGAGCAGGATCAGGAAGCTCGCCGGTCCAGACCGAGCAGACATGCTCATCAAGAAGGCTATTAGGGAAAGTCGTCGCAAGAGGCCCAAGCAACGACCAGCTTCAGAGGTCAGGCCGCGTGGTGTTGAAGCTGCTTCGAGTGATTCAGGTCCATCCGAACAAGTGGTTGATGAAGCATTGCCAACCTTCGCAGTTGGCTCGGGCGAGATCAACAAGCTCTTTACATCAATGCCAAGCAACCGCGTTTTGACCCATGAATTGGCCATCGACAAGCACTACAAGCTCGAAGACAGGAACGGCGACCTTCGACACCAGCTGTACCGGAGCATCTGCGACAGCATGAAGGCTGGGTTTGAAGCCGGGAACGGTGCCGTCTGGACAGTCTCGGCTGCTGAGAACGTCAAGGAGAAGCTTTTGCGGATGCTGAAGCCTGGTAACAACATGTACACCATGATCTCGGAAGCACTGGACCTGGACAACATCAATCAACAGTGTCAGCGGGGCGTCTTCTCATACTCGGGCTTCTTCAACTTCATGGCCAATGTTCTGCCGAAACTTTGCGCTCCCTTCAGAGATCAGGAGGTGAAGGCCTTGACAGATTATCTCAAGTCAGATGAGAATGGCGACGAACTCAACACGATGATTGAGAAGCTGTTCCGACTTTTGCGCATGGTCGATGTCCTCAGTCTTGACTACACGAACTTCATGATCATGAATGTTGCGCCTCAACTCATCAAGGAAGCGCCAGGGTACGAGCAACGCATGTTCGCCAAAGACCTCGAATCCCACGTCGTCACCTTGATCCGCACAAGGCGATGGTGGCAGGAGTCGTACACATCACTGACTGCAGAAGCCGATCGCCGAGACCCAGAAGGCGTCAGGCATCCATCCGATCGACCAAGTCCACAGAAGATCTATACCCACGCCTTGGTCGAGACAGCCATCAGCCAAGGCGAGCTTGACAAAGATGCCGTACCGGAGACTCTTCTCCTGGACCTCGAAAGATTGCAGCACATCAGGACCAAAGCCATCAGAGTCGCAGTCGTCGGTGCTATACTCCTGACCACCAAGAACATGCTCAAACGCGACGTCCGTAGCCAATGGAAAACCGAAGCAGGTCGTCTCTGGCAGCTCCTCAGCACGGAACCTTATTCCACTTCTTCGTTGAGCGAACCATTCACGGCCGCGAAAGCTTTCTCAGTCCTCGAAACGGCACATAACATGCCGCCCTCAACGAAATCGCACATCTACTCAACCATCTCCCGCTTCTTCTCCCAAGCAGCGGCCGCTACATCGAGCGGTGAGAAGTTTACAGATCCGGTCCTGAAGGTCTTGTTCCAGCGCCTCAAAAGCCACGTCCTATCACGCCTTTCTGCAGAGACCTCCGCGGACAGGGTTCGGGCTGCCTCCTCGGCGAGCGAGAAGCTAGCAGCATGTGGAATGGCGGAATTCACAAGTCAGGTCGCGGGGATTGTGGAGGTGTTGGAGAGGGTCAGAGTGGTTGATTGGGAGGGGCATGGGGGCTGGTATGGGAAGATCGTCGAGGAGATGTAG
- a CDS encoding Putative galacturan 1,4-alpha-galacturonidase C, with amino-acid sequence MKRHSTLALLVQSLFTLVRAQSISHSTQDGRPICTVTPRSSNTTDDVPTILKAFDTCGHGGTIIFPAGNTYHINSKLNPVVNDVEIDWHGEWLFSQDLDYWRNNNYHIEFQNHAAGFVLTGEHIRINGHRTGGINGNGQLWYFDERGNDTVGATRPGRPIPFQLWNVSDVSVKNFHIIQPQLWAINIMNATNLHFSNIHVNATSPETPLGYNWVQNTDGFNTMDTRNVLLTNFTYQGGDDCIAIKPRSFDITIKNVTCHSGNGIAVGSLGQYLDDASVANVWIDNATLIKGGAQDNIGNAVYIKTWVGELVSGGDRDYESDYQPRGGGWGSVTNMLFSNFKVLGAKAGGVITQNSGDNGTAAGTSNMLVRNVQFVNFTGYLDGRETMASWWRDEYGGGEL; translated from the exons ATGAAGCGCCACAGCACTCTTGCACTTCTTGTGCAAAGCTTGTTCACTCTCGTCAGAGCACAGAGTATATCGCACTCTACACAAGATGGACGACCAATCTGCACCGTCACTCCACGCTCAAGCAACACCACCGACGATGTTCCTACCATCCTCAAAGCCTTCGACACCTGCGGCCACGGCGGCACCATTATCTTCCCAGCAGGCAACACCTACCACATCAACTCCAAGCTTAACCCCGTGGTCAACGATGTGGAGATAGACTGGCACGGCGAATGGCTTTTCTCCCAAGACCTCGACTATTGGCGCAACAACAATTACCACATTGAATTCCAGAACCATGCTGCTGGATTCGTTCTTACTGGTGAGCACATCCGTATCAACGGCCACAGGACCGGTGGCATCAATGGTAACGGTCAACTCTGGTACTTCGATGAACGCGGCAATGATACAGTGGGCGCAACCCGTCCAGGCCGTCCCATCCCCTTCCAACTCTGGAATGTCAGCGACGTTTCCGTGAAGAACTTCCACATCATCCAACCTCAACTCTGGGCTATCAACATCATGAACGCCACCAACCTGCACTTCTCCAACATCCACGTCAACGCTACCTCCCCCGAAACTCCGTTAGGCTACAACTGGGTCCAAAACACCGACGGTTTCAACACGATGGATACCCGTAACGTTCTCCTCACAAACTTCACCTACCAGGGCGGAGACGATTGCATTGCCATCAAACCCCGCTCCTTCGACATCACCATCAAGAACGTCACCTGCCACAGCGGCAACGGCATCGCAGTCGGCAGCCTAGGCCAATACCTCGACGACGCTTCCGTCGCAAACGTCTGGATCGACAACGCCACCCTCATCAAAGGCGGCGCCCAAGACAACATCGGTAACGCTGTCTACATCAAAACCTGGGTCGGCGAGCTCGTCTCCGGCGGCGACCGCGACTACGAGTCCGACTACCAGCCCCGCGGCGGCGGATGGGGGAGCGTTACGAACATGCTGTTCTCCAACTTCAAGGTCTTGGGTGCCAAGGCTGGGGGCGTGATTACGCAGAACAGTGGTGACAATGGGACTGCGGCGGGGACGAGTAATATGCTGGTGAGGAATGTGCAGTTTGTGAATTTTACGGGGTATCTTGATGGGAGGGAGACGATGGCGAGT TGGTGGCGGGACGAGTACGGGGGTGGCGAGCTGTAA